In Kogia breviceps isolate mKogBre1 chromosome 19, mKogBre1 haplotype 1, whole genome shotgun sequence, a single genomic region encodes these proteins:
- the LOC131746909 gene encoding C-C motif chemokine 3-like produces the protein MKVLVATIFVLLCTMALCSYAQERVYTSPTCCFTYTSQKIPRRRVVNYFKTSSQCSRPGIILFTKKGAYICANPTDNWVQEYFRDLEKNP, from the exons ATGAAGGTCCTCGTGGCTACCATCTTTGTCCTTCTCTGCACCATGGCCCTCTGCTCCTATGCACAAG AAAGGGTTTACACCTCACCCACCTGCTGCTTCACCTACACCTCCCAGAAAATCCCCCGCAGAAGAGTGGTTAACTATTTTAAGACCAGCAGCCAGTGCTCCAGACCTGGTATCAT CTTATTCACCAAAAAGGGCGCATATATCTGTGCCAATCCCACTGACAACTGGGTCCAGGAATACTTCAGGGACCTGGAGAAGAACCCCTGA